One genomic region from Terriglobus aquaticus encodes:
- a CDS encoding DUF5681 domain-containing protein: protein MNQATTNRNPPEQHRFQPGQSGNPSGRPKKAPITDYLREQLDRAIPAGMLDKLRPEERSFLGELFGTSPTFGHMVAFKTIQQACKGDVFALRELLDRVEGKVTRTVEHAGEVGIRTILIPQRTQTAVSQPPAAPEWE from the coding sequence ATGAATCAAGCAACGACGAACCGCAATCCACCAGAACAGCACCGTTTCCAGCCCGGGCAGTCCGGAAACCCTTCCGGCCGACCGAAGAAAGCTCCGATCACCGACTACCTCAGGGAGCAGCTAGATCGGGCCATCCCCGCGGGCATGCTCGACAAACTCCGACCAGAAGAGCGTTCTTTCCTTGGCGAACTCTTCGGGACGTCACCCACATTTGGGCATATGGTGGCGTTCAAGACCATCCAGCAGGCGTGCAAAGGGGATGTGTTTGCATTGCGCGAGCTTCTGGACCGTGTCGAGGGCAAAGTGACGAGAACGGTAGAGCACGCGGGAGAGGTTGGGATCCGCACCATCTTAATCCCGCAACGGACCCAGACAGCAGTGAGCCAGCCGCCTGCTGCGCCGGAATGGGAGTAA
- a CDS encoding terminase small subunit-like protein: MANQTTRTEQKTTAFLRALSECGNISDACRMSGVPRATAYQWRDADADFAEDWRKARAMGLEVLEDEALRRAYTGVDRPVYQGGKQVGSTREYSDTLLIFLLKGAKPETYRDNAKVEHAGGVGITLIHSIPRPSGTNNGGN; this comes from the coding sequence ATGGCGAACCAAACGACACGAACCGAACAGAAGACGACTGCCTTCCTGAGGGCTCTTTCCGAGTGCGGTAACATATCCGACGCCTGCCGCATGTCCGGTGTTCCCAGGGCCACTGCCTATCAATGGCGCGATGCGGACGCGGACTTTGCGGAAGACTGGCGCAAAGCGAGAGCGATGGGCCTCGAGGTCCTTGAGGATGAGGCGCTGCGACGCGCTTACACCGGAGTGGATCGGCCCGTATACCAGGGCGGCAAGCAGGTGGGCAGCACCCGTGAGTACAGCGACACGCTCCTCATCTTCCTGCTGAAAGGCGCGAAGCCTGAAACTTACCGTGATAACGCCAAGGTGGAGCATGCCGGCGGTGTGGGGATCACGCTCATCCACAGCATCCCGCGGCCCAGCGGAACAAACAATGGCGGCAACTAG
- a CDS encoding helix-turn-helix domain-containing protein: protein MPNLGKLIVHERMRRGIGPEPFADACGISRQTLYRIETGECEPSLPSLRKIARVLHVSPGKLLDLGA, encoded by the coding sequence ATGCCAAACCTCGGAAAGCTTATCGTCCACGAGCGGATGCGCCGAGGAATCGGGCCGGAGCCCTTCGCCGACGCGTGCGGTATCAGCCGGCAGACGCTGTACAGGATCGAAACTGGCGAGTGCGAACCGTCGCTGCCATCTCTGCGGAAGATCGCTCGCGTGCTGCACGTTTCGCCTGGAAAGCTGCTTGACCTCGGCGCGTAA
- a CDS encoding AAA family ATPase — protein sequence MSATPQQIEVYFLQRLDPYRIRHSRGNEYRSRCPFHGGSNVTALAVNLEDGLYFCHACGAKGKGIGEFEMHLQKAESGSMPPIADALRAAEQVVGTPFERRVHQEPVIGKRSGWNRKQARDRYIYTDETGNEMFSVWRFVDAAGNKVTPPDHPCGCSPDSECQECEGGRVWGSKGVRRVLYRLPDVLQSLVVFVVEGEKNCNDLSRALGTYLAKARGLAVGALTVDRVGVTCNPGGAKAWKPEYGYGRYFQGKIVIKLGDNDESGRQHDEDVCRDVAPFASQVFRLALPVGEGEDISDFLQEHTVEDLLQLLPNRVAWQQPAPQHALVKDNLVPRALLVKPSELVRNESEGGDWLVDRLIPRNSRGLVIAPPKTGKSFFFLDLAIALATCGRVLSLPSLGRPVRTAIISREDGPQLVSERLRGLARGRNLDWSDVDRNIRINTVQQSQTFRIDNDEDLTEMAEWLRGEGIEFTVLDVLNKLHGGEENSANDMTKVMARFDELARLSGSQVCVIHHTNKGGGARGSSSIAGWADTIFRLESDESDERLKRLFVQTKFGSTPTPRLMRYVEDTAARSSRIEMVVQR from the coding sequence GTGAGCGCGACACCTCAGCAGATCGAGGTCTACTTCCTGCAGCGCCTGGATCCGTACCGCATCCGGCACAGCCGCGGCAACGAGTACCGCAGCCGTTGCCCCTTTCATGGCGGCAGCAACGTGACGGCCCTCGCTGTAAACCTCGAAGACGGCCTGTACTTCTGCCACGCGTGCGGAGCTAAAGGGAAGGGCATTGGCGAGTTCGAGATGCACCTGCAAAAGGCGGAAAGCGGAAGCATGCCGCCGATCGCGGATGCTTTACGCGCTGCTGAGCAGGTCGTGGGCACACCGTTCGAGCGGCGGGTGCACCAGGAGCCGGTCATTGGGAAGCGCAGCGGCTGGAACCGCAAGCAGGCGCGGGATCGGTACATCTACACCGACGAGACCGGAAACGAGATGTTCAGTGTCTGGCGCTTTGTCGACGCAGCCGGGAACAAAGTCACGCCGCCCGACCATCCATGCGGCTGCTCGCCAGATAGCGAGTGTCAAGAATGTGAAGGCGGTCGCGTCTGGGGGAGCAAAGGCGTTCGGCGCGTCCTCTACCGTCTGCCGGACGTGCTGCAGTCACTCGTCGTGTTCGTGGTCGAAGGGGAAAAGAATTGCAACGATCTGTCACGCGCGCTCGGCACATACCTTGCCAAGGCCCGTGGCTTGGCCGTAGGCGCGCTAACAGTGGATCGGGTAGGGGTAACCTGCAATCCGGGTGGCGCGAAGGCCTGGAAGCCCGAATACGGCTATGGAAGATACTTCCAAGGCAAGATCGTCATCAAGCTTGGCGACAACGATGAATCCGGTCGGCAGCACGACGAAGACGTTTGCCGGGATGTGGCTCCATTCGCCTCACAGGTATTCCGGCTCGCGCTCCCGGTTGGCGAAGGGGAGGACATCTCCGACTTTCTGCAGGAGCATACCGTCGAGGACCTGCTTCAATTACTGCCGAACCGTGTCGCCTGGCAGCAGCCGGCACCGCAACACGCGCTGGTCAAAGACAACCTGGTTCCGCGGGCGCTGCTGGTAAAGCCCTCCGAGCTGGTGCGGAACGAGTCTGAAGGCGGCGACTGGCTGGTAGATCGGTTGATCCCGCGCAACAGTCGCGGCCTCGTGATCGCGCCGCCGAAGACGGGAAAAAGCTTTTTCTTCCTCGACTTGGCGATTGCGCTGGCGACTTGCGGCCGGGTGCTTTCGCTTCCCTCGCTTGGCCGCCCTGTCCGTACCGCGATCATCTCTCGCGAGGATGGACCCCAACTCGTAAGCGAACGCCTTCGCGGCCTCGCGCGCGGCCGAAACCTCGATTGGAGCGATGTAGACCGGAACATCCGGATCAACACCGTGCAGCAATCGCAGACGTTCCGGATCGACAACGACGAAGACCTGACCGAAATGGCGGAGTGGCTGCGCGGTGAGGGTATCGAGTTCACGGTGCTCGACGTGCTGAACAAGCTGCATGGCGGCGAAGAGAACTCCGCGAACGACATGACCAAGGTAATGGCGCGATTCGATGAACTGGCTCGGCTTTCCGGTTCTCAGGTGTGCGTCATCCATCACACGAACAAAGGCGGGGGCGCGCGCGGATCCAGTTCGATCGCGGGCTGGGCAGACACGATATTCCGGCTGGAGAGCGACGAATCCGATGAGCGCTTGAAGCGCCTGTTTGTGCAAACCAAGTTCGGCAGCACACCGACCCCGCGGCTGATGCGCTACGTGGAAGACACGGCGGCGCGTTCGTCTCGGATCGAGATGGTGGTGCAACGGTGA
- a CDS encoding helix-turn-helix transcriptional regulator has translation MRSETVDTLLTAPIVAKMLGTSTRSVRHMVRDRQLKPLRLPHVRGFRFQRSAVQQLIDSAVDTSGAHKCALGA, from the coding sequence ATGCGCAGCGAGACTGTCGACACACTTCTGACTGCACCCATCGTCGCGAAGATGCTCGGCACATCGACCCGAAGCGTCCGCCACATGGTGCGAGATCGCCAGCTTAAGCCATTGCGGCTGCCGCATGTGCGAGGGTTCCGCTTTCAGCGCTCGGCGGTACAGCAGCTCATCGACAGCGCAGTCGACACCAGCGGAGCGCATAAGTGCGCTCTTGGCGCATAG